The Streptococcus parasanguinis genomic sequence TTTCAAGTCTTTGTTTTCACGACGATAGATCGTAGTGAAATCAAGCAATTCTTGCTCGACAGCTGGAGTCAATTGATCCGCTGTCATTCGCCATGACCAGTTACCACCGAGAGTAGATGGGAAGTTCATCCGAGCTGAGCCATCTAACTCAAGCAAGTCTTGCATCGTAGCAATCGCCATGAAGCTGACGGAAGCAAAGACGGTGCGAAGCATAGCATGCGGTACAGATTCGTACTCTTTCCGGTTGGTATAACGAGCAAGATACTCACGAGTTGGATCGTCGATTTCATTGCGGTACCATCCAAGAACTGTGTTGTTATCATGTGTTCCAGTGTACATCACAGAGTTGTTTGGTGCCAAGTGAGGGCTATCGATACTTTCATCGTCAGGATTGAAGGCGAATTGAAGAATCTTCATTCCTGGGAAGCCAGTACGTTCGCGAAGCTCAATAACTTCATCCGTCATAAAGCCAAGGTCCTCAGCGATGATGTTCAAATCACCGAGCTCTTCCTTCACGGCTGCAAAGAGTTTGTAGCCAGGACCTTTGACCCATTTACCTGGTGCTGCAGTTTCAGAACCAGCAGGGATTTCCCAGTATGATTCGAAACCACGGAAGTGGTCGATCCGAACGATGTCATAGATCTTGAAGCTTTCACGCAAGCGTTCAATCCACCATTGGTAGCCATCTTTGTCCATTGCTTCCCAGTCATAGATTGGGTTCCCCCAAAGTTGACCAGTTGCTGAGAACTCATCTGGCGGGCATCCTGCAATGCAAGTTGCTTTTCCGTTTTCATCTGTTTTGAAGAGATGAGGATTAGCCCACATGTCACTTGAATCTTCCGCTACATAGATTGGCATATCTCCCACAATTTCAATGTGGTGGTCGTTGGCATAAGCTTTCAAGGCCAACCATTGTTGGAAGAAGAAGAATTGAGTTACACGATGGTAAGTCAATTTATCAGCCAATTCTTCACGGTATTTAGCCAAAGCTTTTGGCTCACGCGCACGAATAGCTGCATCTGGCCACTCTGTCCAAGCTTTCAAATCAAAGTGTTCTTTAATAGCCATGTATTCTGCGAAGAGCTCCAACCAAGAAGCATCGGCTTCACAAAATTCTTGGAATTCTTTTTGATCACTTGATTTTAAGAAATTCGCAACTGCTTTTTCAAGCAAGGGACGACGTTGTTCAAAAACCTTTGCATAATCCACTTGAGTAGGATCTTGACCAAAGTCCACTCCTTTAAGGTCTGCTTCTGTTAACAAACCTTGCTCGATCAAAAGATCGAAATCAATAAAATGAGTGTTCCCAGCAAAAGCTGAGAAAGATTGGTATGGAGAATCTCCATAACTAGTTGTACCAAGCGGCAAGATTTGCCAGTAACGTTGCTTGGTCCGAACGAGGAAATCAACAAAATCATATGCTGATTGTCCGAATGATCCGATTCCGTATTGTCCAGGAAGGGAAGAAATGTGCATCAAAACACCACTTTGACGTTTTTTCATGGGTTACCA encodes the following:
- the malQ gene encoding 4-alpha-glucanotransferase, translated to MKKRQSGVLMHISSLPGQYGIGSFGQSAYDFVDFLVRTKQRYWQILPLGTTSYGDSPYQSFSAFAGNTHFIDFDLLIEQGLLTEADLKGVDFGQDPTQVDYAKVFEQRRPLLEKAVANFLKSSDQKEFQEFCEADASWLELFAEYMAIKEHFDLKAWTEWPDAAIRAREPKALAKYREELADKLTYHRVTQFFFFQQWLALKAYANDHHIEIVGDMPIYVAEDSSDMWANPHLFKTDENGKATCIAGCPPDEFSATGQLWGNPIYDWEAMDKDGYQWWIERLRESFKIYDIVRIDHFRGFESYWEIPAGSETAAPGKWVKGPGYKLFAAVKEELGDLNIIAEDLGFMTDEVIELRERTGFPGMKILQFAFNPDDESIDSPHLAPNNSVMYTGTHDNNTVLGWYRNEIDDPTREYLARYTNRKEYESVPHAMLRTVFASVSFMAIATMQDLLELDGSARMNFPSTLGGNWSWRMTADQLTPAVEQELLDFTTIYRRENKDLKKEVKKAKK